Within Mytilus edulis chromosome 10, xbMytEdul2.2, whole genome shotgun sequence, the genomic segment aaatgattttttttttagataaagttaactTGAATATGATATTTCATAAAGCATCATTGCCTTTGATTAGTTTTATAAACCGAAAATCTACATATCAACAGCGAATTCTGGTCCATAAGAATATAGTTATTATTCATCTATTTAGCtgtatttcaattaaatgttattCATTTTTTAGTTTGTATGACAAAATAGAATTGacaaaatagaattaaaaattgtttgtccTTTGTGTTAATTTACCCTTTGACCTCTTTCGGTTCTCGTGCATCATTAAAGTTTTGTCTTTACATGTCCAGTTTTGAACGGTCAattcctggtgaaggtaaataaaaatattatagtAATTGTGGACGTTTGCCatttataatggttttttttttataaaacggTCATATTTGCTAACGGATGCATTACTACGAAATAGATAAATAAgtgtcttttgttatttaaactaatcagacaagtgttcgcaAGATACAAAAGCGTgttcaaataatttataaaattatcttaAATAAGATAGACaaagtaaacataaacaatattttagcatattattattgtttaccATTACAATATTTACCTCTGTTACATATAGATCCTGTATACCCAGTATCACACGTGCATTTATAGCCCTGTCGGGTGCTTGTACATGTCCCATGCATGCAGGGGTTTGGATCGCAGTctgtatatgtataaaaaagcAATAATGAAATAAACTTATCCGAAGAAAACTACTGAGCTACATGCTTACGATCTTAAACAGGATACTATTGAATATTTTGACAATGCATAAGGTCACAAGGTTTCCAAGACCGTCTATGTCGCCATTACAATAACGTGAGATATATGTATGTACTTATTAGTGCTATATTGTTGGTGAACataattcatttatttgttatagCTGGCTTTAAGCTAGATTTCAGGTACTGCGAGTACTCATATTTTGTCAGATATCCTAGCGGCCAACTTATTAGTATGCTAAAATACATCACGAATCTTGGAGAGTGGATCAAACCGTGAAGGACCAACTATAAAGTTAAATATGTACAAGAAATTCCTTTTTATAAGAAGGAGATATATCCCTAAATGAATCCAATCTATAACTCACGACATAGTCCACAAGACCTAGGGCAGGTATTCTGAAGTTGAGTCTGTGAACAAACAAACGACTGGAATGTTTTGTTTGAACATGTCAGGGACTTATCAACACACCTGGCTTCTACAAAAAAATCAAGAAGATAAACAAGTTCTCTTACCATTAAAGCAATAGACACAAATGATGTcgaaatatatgtttttacacatttatatcACTCAAATTGCACAGTTCACAATTAATACGACAATATGATAATGTTATAACAAAATGTATCCATCTAGACTTAGCTATTGAATTTGAAGTAAAGGTTTTCTATTTACTCTGTATGAGCAATAAACATGCaaaattgatatttaattatCATCATAAATATATATTCGTTCTTTAAGATCAGTTGATTGCAAGATAAATGTTGCTTCAAGCAAGCAAacttaaatatatcaaaaatagcATAAGCTTCCGATAAAACGCAACAGACATAGTAAAACATTATTGAATGGTGACAACAGCTACCAAGGCATTTTTGCTAGAttaatattataatagaaaacgaaatgaaatgttcaatttcgcatattatcatatacttagactaaataacatataaattttaccgtatgataatagcatgcaattgacgtaaattccatattttttgaATCGGTGCTTaacgggctgatatgaaaagtttatcacatgcttcgattgttatcacatgcctttccgtaacgttatcacatgacattccggtaatactcggtcaattccggaaaatacacctcaatgctacgttttcagtgaaaaacattacaaagtagtgtacaaaacaattatttcaatactggaaagtatattgtttaaaataataaaaaaattaaaattaaaaaacaaaaacaaaaacaaacaaattatttaataaatgcattttttaagtttttctgaaacataatttagaaagtttctttaaaaagttgacttttccaaacaatgatcattaggtatattgttgaattatttttttgctgattcgtccatattaaaatgttttctctctctctctctctctctgttgaggcatatgatagaaagatttcatattgaatgtatcaaattttaggcCCGACGGCCGTGAACTCttttactctttaaacttcgggaaccacgtaaaaggatcaatatatgaatctgttatttttctctactgttgaagcatatgataaaaagatcataacatgtaatttttcatatcgcatgtattatcagccctcggtcaatatcagccctcgagccgtgcggctcttgggctgatattgaacctagggctgataatacatgcgatatgaaaaatgccatgtaataatctgataatattgtTTGCACTATGCTCACTTTATTTCTGATATTTCATGAATTGTAATAGATTGCGAATGTTGACATTAATAATTTATGTTTGATTTATTCACATCATCATGCAGATGGGGACAATTTACAAAAGTCAATAGTGTATAGACACCTGTTTTTTGTTGGAGACACTTAATTGAGTTctataggtgtttttttttcgttatttGTGTCTTTAGTTTGGTGTCTCATAGACGTTTCCCCAGAGGGTTTACGTCTGTCTCTTTTGTATATATGGTGACAAATAGGGAAAGATTGCTGAATCCTTTGGACAAAATACTCCATGAACATAAAACGAAAGTATCAACTATGAAAAAATCTATTATATAATGTATTACCTGTATTATTATTAGCACACTTCATATTGCATAAATCTGAAGTACAACAGGATGACAAACACTCTGTCCCTTGATGCGATTGTTGTTGTTGACACTTTAATTGAAATGTGCATTTGTTGAAGTAAAATGCAAATGTACAAAACAACAGTCTAGCATATACTTGAAGATGCTCGCTCCTCTTGGTTTAAAAGTTTTGCCAGATATTCAGAAACCTCTAACTATAAGCATGTAGTGCCATATAATATTTTCCCATGAATCCCTACTTTTCTATGAATAATTTGTTTATGTATAGTAtgaaatatcatatttaaaaatcttgtaaaatCCTAACTTGTTTATCATCCATCTTCTTTGAAAAAAAGGTATCTCTGTGAAATGGTAAAAAGTATGACAAATTAGAAATAATTATTTCCCGCGAAATTTTTAATGACATATATCTCAACGGACCCTTCATTTTTTTCagcatttttatttctttattcataCGCAATTAATTCAGAATATAAATTTGACAAGCTTTTAAAACAGAGTTGTGAACATCCTTAATGTAGAAATGTTCACTTCTGTTATATAAATTTTTAGTACATGAGACACTTACTTTCTTGACAAAAAAATGATCATTGATATATCATGTCCTGTAGGAATTAGAATGTTAATATCTATTGATTTATATGAACTGTTTCTTTTTGTAAAACTCAATTCCAGAAAAACAGCactatttatatatttctttacaaTGTGGCCCATTTAACATACAACATACGTATTGGTAATCCTTAAATTCAACGGAAATTATTCTATGAAACAATTAAAAGGGTATAAAACGTGGTTACTCTGGCGTCAATATAAActaataattcttttttttggGATATTCTTAGTTGTGCGTATGATTTCATTTTAAGGAAAATGCCTTGgttttccctatttttttttaaattacctatgttttgttttttgtcgcTCATTTTTAATACTGGATACATAATGCATTGTATGTGTACAGGTAGAAAAGAAAGACACAAAATATGTACACGAGGACGTTTTGTAACCATTGTCCAAATATCATGAATGAATAATGATGAAGGTGTTTTGTAAAGtcactttgttttttttaacaactaattttgatattaaatataaCCACGtaatatatttctattaaaacaagaatgtgtcctcagtacacgaatgccccactcgcactatcattttctatgttcagtggaccgtgaaattggggtaaaatctctaatttggcattaaaattagaaagatcatatcatagggaacatgtgtaccaagtttgaagtcgattggacttcaacttcatcaaaaactacctcgaccaaaaactttaacctgaaacgggacagacggacggacgaacgaacgaacggacggacgaacgaacggacgcacagaccagaaaacataatgcccctctactatcgtaggtggggcataaaaatcgaaaataaaataaataattacaatttATCCTAAACAAAAGTGCTATTGTTAGGCACTATAAATCATAAATGTTGAAACGGTTCCATGAAGTATTGTGCACAAATAGTATTAATAAAAAGCAGGATGTCGTACATTCTTTGTGTTGAAAAATgtgaaattcatttttaaaacaatacatatttataccacatctttatgtCGGCATCCAGTCTTCCATGCAATACTCTTATCAACTTTCTCGATAAAACATTTCTGAAAATATTTGTGAATAGCTTAAAATGTAatacttttaaacaattaaaattccaaaaagaatGGGCAATCATTTCGGAATATACATGCACTTTATATATTTAAAGTTAATGTCggaaataatgttttgttttaaatatataaggTTTTTGAAATTCTTGAAATTCAGATGTATGAGaggaaacaataaaataattgtacattttgcAGATTTAAGAAACAACCGTATAATTTAAAAGAGAATTTCTCAAAAAGTACACACAAGTACAGTGATCATATGTTATTTCGCACTTGTAATCGAATTAAGTTGATgcattatatttgtaatatgGGAAATGTTTGGTATATCAggaattgatttaattttaatccATTATCTGTCATCGTAGAAAAAAATTCAATTTAGTCATTAAATGTTTGCCTTGATAAGTTAATTCACCATTCGTATTTATTTTGTCTGTCCAGAAATAAAGtctgtttactttttttcaatttaagaatGTGGTGTTTGTAACagataataaatattttgtatcaaattgaTTTACAATGTTAAGGACTCCGAACGGTATACATCTTGTCATATTGTACAGAAACTTGTCTATTATTGACCTCgaaatgtctttttgttttgttgtccTTGCCTCATTGGCATACACTACAaatttctgaacatatacataAGTGATGTAAGCTAAGATATTATGCAGAAGTTATTTGTCAATACAATAGGGAACTTACCTGGTCTTTGTCACATAAAGCGATTGTATTACATTCGTTTATCTTTGAAGAGACACAATTCAAGCAGACCATTTCATGCAGAAATCCTGTAAAGTTTTACAATTATCCGTAATATGTCAATGCATTTACATCAATCTTTAAGTACATAAAAGAATTCTATGTTATCTGTTTCTAATTCagatatatctttttaaaactaCAATCATCTAACTCTCAAATTGTTGAAAAACATTTCTTTTACAGCACAAATGTATGTAATTGTATATACTTTtaaatcaatgtttatttttttttttataaaatacacaTCTTACCCTATAGCTAAAGACATGAATATTCCTCATACGTCGAAAAAAGTAGACAATGTAGACAATGTAATGGTTAAAAATTAAGAACAACAAATGGAAGACACACAACAAAATACAACACAGAAAGCAAAACAGCAGCATACACAGTTCCCCCAAAGAATTAAAAGATTCTGCTCTCATTATGGTACATGTCGTGCTGCACATGTTAGTACAACCAAAtgaaaagtataaagaataaggCTGCACTCGAAGAGGATGTGATCGAAAGTACAACAATTCGAACATATatgtcgtcatctgtgaaacata encodes:
- the LOC139492829 gene encoding protein lin-12-like, translated to MRKYVTDDGHIWFDVGCSSSLRCTPITSILGKRNYDEGLLPIASSTLRRSSIHNVISSNVRSAVDTIVCEKCCFGDICNAGSLCGTVGFLHEMVCLNCVSSKINECNTIALCDKDQKCFIEKVDKSIAWKTGCRHKDVCQQQQSHQGTECLSSCCTSDLCNMKCANNNTEARCVDKSLTCSNKTFQSFVCSQTQLQNTCPRSCGLCHCDPNPCMHGTCTSTRQGYKCTCDTGYTGSICNRGKYCNGKQ